The DNA segment ACAGATCTGCTTCTTGAATATATCCTGCAAGTTGCGGTCTACCCGGAAAGTGGTCAGCTCCCATTGAAGGAACAAATAACGTTTCGCCTTCAAAGTGGGCGATATGCTGCCATGTATAGGACTCAATTCCCGTTCTAATTCCAGCTTCCCCATAAAGTTCTTTGCTACCAAACGTTTCATTTATCCACGTTTGAAAAAATTCGAATGAAACAATCATGTCATCCAGTTGATACTGTCCATACTCTTTTACTTTCCATTCCAATGTTTCTTGCACTGTTTGGATAGCTTGTTTTTCACAATGTAAATCAGTTAGAGCAGACAGGTCTGTTTCTTTCGTAATGTGGTCTTCTATCCAATGATTAAGTGCCAACTCCTCTATTTCGTGTAGCAACTTCTGCAAGTAATCTGTGAAGCTTTCTTTTAGCTTCCAGCTTCCTTGATTTATCCGTTCATGTAGCTGATCGACTTGATCAATCTCCGTTTTCCCAGTACGCCTTAAGGTATAGAGCGCTTTTATATAGCGGGTTCCCTTCACTCGATAAAAAGACAAGATATCCGTGGTTAGAGCTACATGTTCACTTCTATTTTGAGGTGGGTTCAAGAGATATCTGATGAGTGTAAAGCTAGACGTTTGCTCAAGCTGAATCATGGTTGATTGTGTAGTAGGCAGGTGTTGTTCTTTTGCTTCTCTTATCCACTCTTCTCTTTCCTCTGGACGAACAACGATACCGGCTTTTCCAGTATGTTGTTGAATCTGTTGCGTCAGTCCAGTCCATTGCTCCTTATTACTCGATGCCTTTACAACCGAAACCGTTGAAGTCACTTTCGGTAATTCCTCCACTTTAAATGAATGGATGTCGTAGCCAATCGTTTGTAGGTCAGCTAACGTTTCCTCAACCATATCAAGCTTTTGAAAATTAGGCAGATAAATAGATACTGGGACATTTGCATGAAATAGCCCTTCAAGTAATTTGAATTGTAATGGAGAAAAGTCATAAAAGCCCTCGACAACCACGTGAAAAGGCAAGTCTTTTCCTGAACGAAGTAAGCTAGCTGCAAATAAAAGCTTTTGTTCGGGGTCAATCATTTTGTAGTCTTCTAGCATCGTTTCATAGGTTAAAAACGTAGGCATACATGTAGGAAACGATTCTTTTACCGCATCAATGGATAAACCAAGCCTTTTGATTTGACCATACGTATCGGCATACGCACGTGCTTTTTCTCTAGGTGAGCGAGCATCCTCCTGACGACTCGCCTCTAAAATCCGTTGAAAAAAAAGCGTTCTTTCTTGTTCCGTTAAAGAAAGAAACGCCATGTTATAAAAATCAAGTATTGAGCTAGCTAAATCATCAAACGTACCGAATGACAAAGGATAATGTGTAGACCTAGCTTTATTTAACCAGGTACCTGATGGCATTAAGTATAGAACCGTTACATGATCTTCTTTCATCCGGTCCGCATACTGTTTAACTCTTTGTTCGCTCCCTATTGCAGATAGGCTTGTACCATATACCTTTTGTTGTGCCATCTAGCTATTCTCCTTTCACGCGTACCATATCCACATGATCAATATCATCTAAAAGATAGACCTCTGAAATTGGCTCAAACCCAAATGACCGATAAAAGCGATCTAAATAATATTGAGCTTGAATTTGGATGCTGTTCTGCTTGTAATCTGCCTCAAGTGTTTGAATAGCCTGAGCCATTAGTTCTTTTCCATAGGAAGAACTTCGGAACTCTTTAGTGACAAGTACTCGACCAATTGAAGCACGCTCCCGGCGAGCTGACGGCAAAAAGAGTCTACAATATGCAGCAAGCTTGTCATTAACATATCCTGCTACATGAATGGCCTCCGCATCATTTCCATCTACTTCTTCGTATGCACAGTTTTGTTCAACGACAAATACATCCACTCTTGCTTGAAGAATGGTATAAAGCTCACTAGTTGAAAGCTCTTCAAACGATTTAATTCTCCAGTTCATTTAATCCCTCTTCTCTAGTATCCTTTATGTATTCATTCCAACATTAAATCCAAGTAATAATACAATCGTAAGTGCAATAAACCATATAAACCAATAAGCAGACGTACCGCTACGATTTCGCTTTGTTTTCCGTAAAATCACTTCCATTGCGTAAATTAAAATCAGCGACATCAATCCTTTAATAACATATTGAATCGGGAATTGATATGCGTATATGATCGCTATTCCTGACGTAACCTGACCGATATACAAAAACCAGATCATGACACGTAACAGGCGGTTTGCAAATGGCAGCTTCCATTTATATAAAATAAAAAGGATTCCAAATAAGAGCAGTAGCAAACCCCAGCTACCGATGTGAACCTTGTAATAGATTAAAAATGTTTGCGCGTCCAAGGTGCCCTCCTGCGTATTGGTTGATCGGCAATGAGCGTTGGTGCCGATTCATTGGGTAAACGTTTATGATAAAAGTGTATCATATTTTGAGAATGATCAGCTAATGCAAAAAGTGGTGTAGTGTACCATTCCTTTTCCTCTCTAGGAGAGTACTCGCACCCACTAGACTCATAAAAATAAAAAGACTGATGACTCTATTTACGAGACATCAGCCTTTTATAAGATGTAATACTTAATTCAAATCAAAATGCTCACCGTTTGATTCGTAGATCACCCATTCAGCAACGTTGGTTGCATAATCCGCAATACGCTCAATGTAACGGGCGATAAATGCGAGCTGTGTTAGCTGTTCGGCCCCGTGCTCACTTGTATCGCTTTGGAAAAGTCCTTTGATAAACTGTCCAAATTGGGCATCCACCTTATCATCAAATGCCGCCATTTTTTGGGCTACAATTAGATTTTTGGTCTGGAATGAAACCAAGGATTCTTCCAGCATTTTTCTCGCATCTAATGCCATTGTAAGAAGTTCGTGCTTTTTCTCGAGATAACTTTCTGCTTCAATACGCTTTGAAACTTTTGCCATATCTACGGTCAGATCGCCCACTCGTTCAAGATCACCCGCTATCTTCATAGCGACAATCAAACTTCGCAAATCGGTTGCAACGGGTTGTTGACGTGCAATTAACTGGAACACTTCATTGTTGATTTGTAGCTCATACTTATTAATTTGTTCATCATAAGAAATAACCTTCTTCATTACATCAAGGTCTGAATGCTCAAATGCTTGAATTGCTTGATCAAATTGACTTAATACTTCCTTACCTAAATGTGAGATTTGATCCTTTACATTTTCTAAATGCTGATGAAACGAACTACGAAGCATAATTCTCCTCCTTAAACAATGACACGTGCTTAATCATTACCCAAACTGTCCTGAAATGTATTGCTCTGTTTTTTTGTTATCCGGATTTGTAAAAATCTTATTTGTATCGCCGATCTCCATTAGCTCACCCATATAGAAAAAGGCTGTCTTATCAGATATCCGTGCCGCTTGCTGCATATTGTGTGTCACGATGACAATTGTATAGCTTTTACGTAATTCATCAATTAACTCTTCTACTTTTGATGTACTAATCGGGTCAAGGGCAGAAGTTGGCTCATCCATTAATAGTACGGATGGTTTCGTCGCAAGTGCTCGTGCGATACACAGACGTTGCTGCTGTCCACCTGATAATCCCATACCATTTGTGTGCAGTCGGTCCTTAACCTCATCCCACAAAAAGGCGTCTTTTAAGCTTTGTTCAACGAGTTCATCAAGAACCTGTTTTTTCTTAATACCGTGAACGCGTGGTCCGTATGCTACATTTTCGTAGATCGATTTTGGGAATGGGTTGGGCTTTTGAAAAACCATTCCAACTTTTTTTCGTAAATCTACTAAATCTGGTTTCCCAGACAGCAGGCTATCTCCTTTATAAACAATATCGCCTGACATCTTTACACTTGGATTCATATTAATCATCAGATTTAATGTTTTAATAAATGTTGATTTCCCACACCCTGATGGCCCAATGATCGCCGTTACCTCTGATTCATTAATATCAAACGAAACGTTCTTTAATGCATGATTGGTTCCATACCACAAATTAAAATCTTTGACATTGTATACTGTCTGTATTGCCTGTGCTTGTTTCTCCATTGTCATTGCCATGATTTAGTCCCCCTTATCCAAATCGTCCAGAGATATAATCTTCCGTCTGCTTCTCATCTGGATTAGAGAATAATTTGTCTGTACGGTTGTACTCAATTAATTTTCCATTAAAGAAGAAGGCCGTTTTGTCAGAGATACGAGATGCTTGTTGCATGTTGTGCGTCACGATCACGATTGTGTACTCTTTCTTTAGTTCAAGAATGAGTTCTTCAATTTTAGCCGTTGCAATTGGATCAAGTGCGGATGCAGGCTCATCTAAAAGTAGTACATTTGGCTTCATCATTAGCGTACGAGCAATACATAGACGTTGCTGCTGTCCACCTGATAATGAAAGAGCTGATTCTTTAAGACGATCCTTCACTTCATCCCATAATGCAGCTTTTTTCAACGAATCCTCTACTCGTTCTTTCCATTCTTTGCGAGGTACATTATGAAAACGCAAACCGTGCGTTAGGTTTTCTTGAATCGACTTTGGAAACGGATTTGGACGTTGAAACACCATGCCAATTTCTTTACGAAGTGCTACCACATTCACTTCTTTAGAAAGAAGATTTAACCCCTGGTACTCAATTTCACCTGTATTATGGGAGATCGGAATTAAATCGTTCATACGATTAATGCTTCGCAAGAACGTTGATTTCCCACATCCAGATGGTCCAATTAATGCCGTAACTGCTTGTTTGTCTATATCTAAATTTAAATGTTGAACCGCATGATTTTCCCCGTAATAAATGTTCAAATCTTTTACCGTTAAAATTTGATTTGTAGCCACAGCGCTTTCTCCACTCGCCATCTCTTGTCTTTCAGCCGTTACAATGGACATGTGAACGCCTCCCCTTATTAGTTTAAAGCTTATTATTTCGAAGCTGTTAGTTTCTTATGAAGTCTTTTACCAAACCATCTAGCAAATAGGTTAAACAAAAGTACTGCGATCACAAGAACCGCTGATGCTCCATCTGCAATTTCACGAATGTCTGGTACAAGTCCTTGTGTATTAACTTTCCAAATGTGAACAGCTAATGTTTCTGCTGGTCTAAATATATTTAATGGTGATGTTTCACTAAATGGATTAAGGTTTAACCACTCTAATCGTGGTGTTGTTAGTCCTGCTGTAAATAATAGTGCAGCTGCTTCACCGAATACACGACCTGATGCAAGAATGACACCCGTTAAGATTGACGGGAATGCAGCAGGCAGAATCACCGTACGGATTGTATCCCAATGTGTAATTCCTAAGGCAAAGCTTGCTTCCTTCTGGTCACGTGGTACACCAGTGATCGCATCTTCACAAACACGCACCATAACAGGAAGGTT comes from the Alkalihalobacillus sp. FSL W8-0930 genome and includes:
- a CDS encoding PD-(D/E)XK nuclease family protein, translating into MAQQKVYGTSLSAIGSEQRVKQYADRMKEDHVTVLYLMPSGTWLNKARSTHYPLSFGTFDDLASSILDFYNMAFLSLTEQERTLFFQRILEASRQEDARSPREKARAYADTYGQIKRLGLSIDAVKESFPTCMPTFLTYETMLEDYKMIDPEQKLLFAASLLRSGKDLPFHVVVEGFYDFSPLQFKLLEGLFHANVPVSIYLPNFQKLDMVEETLADLQTIGYDIHSFKVEELPKVTSTVSVVKASSNKEQWTGLTQQIQQHTGKAGIVVRPEEREEWIREAKEQHLPTTQSTMIQLEQTSSFTLIRYLLNPPQNRSEHVALTTDILSFYRVKGTRYIKALYTLRRTGKTEIDQVDQLHERINQGSWKLKESFTDYLQKLLHEIEELALNHWIEDHITKETDLSALTDLHCEKQAIQTVQETLEWKVKEYGQYQLDDMIVSFEFFQTWINETFGSKELYGEAGIRTGIESYTWQHIAHFEGETLFVPSMGADHFPGRPQLAGYIQEADLYAWDIPYGKPTQAHFRKKQEAYFEQLFYVAKEIVFSYVEGVDPHSPLLPSSFVEKFDTTGTWTFEKRMTKKVANHQEEQKEIQAYWKGRQYEVTDLPEDLIATTESIQRLETGLEPISSEATDRLSKYSTVGITALESYARCPIRYSFERLLGVNEPKTQAVGVSHILIGQLVHSIIEWLYQELDVIGMPFSSLSEEKKEMVPSLLKQKLEDEWEEVELESPHVSKLELNLLKQQWLHRLLDWWKAERKHFWDNAKLANMRITSLEKPLQLDMSVGNQETIHLKGKIDRVDQLGQEFIIYDYKTGHANLKMEDEVRTGLKLQLPLYSFSLREQLERQSTEPYEAIGASYISLRSPSKRANNGIWKESEVGKGSRFFVSAQCKNKEEELGTSAFLDKYELEKKVQTLWQGMTHEFPVKPLDCRDSCPYGPICRVTDEQKEAQLEG
- a CDS encoding GNAT family N-acetyltransferase, whose translation is MNWRIKSFEELSTSELYTILQARVDVFVVEQNCAYEEVDGNDAEAIHVAGYVNDKLAAYCRLFLPSARRERASIGRVLVTKEFRSSSYGKELMAQAIQTLEADYKQNSIQIQAQYYLDRFYRSFGFEPISEVYLLDDIDHVDMVRVKGE
- a CDS encoding DUF1516 family protein, whose amino-acid sequence is MDAQTFLIYYKVHIGSWGLLLLLFGILFILYKWKLPFANRLLRVMIWFLYIGQVTSGIAIIYAYQFPIQYVIKGLMSLILIYAMEVILRKTKRNRSGTSAYWFIWFIALTIVLLLGFNVGMNT
- the phoU gene encoding phosphate signaling complex protein PhoU codes for the protein MLRSSFHQHLENVKDQISHLGKEVLSQFDQAIQAFEHSDLDVMKKVISYDEQINKYELQINNEVFQLIARQQPVATDLRSLIVAMKIAGDLERVGDLTVDMAKVSKRIEAESYLEKKHELLTMALDARKMLEESLVSFQTKNLIVAQKMAAFDDKVDAQFGQFIKGLFQSDTSEHGAEQLTQLAFIARYIERIADYATNVAEWVIYESNGEHFDLN
- the pstB gene encoding phosphate ABC transporter ATP-binding protein PstB, giving the protein MTMEKQAQAIQTVYNVKDFNLWYGTNHALKNVSFDINESEVTAIIGPSGCGKSTFIKTLNLMINMNPSVKMSGDIVYKGDSLLSGKPDLVDLRKKVGMVFQKPNPFPKSIYENVAYGPRVHGIKKKQVLDELVEQSLKDAFLWDEVKDRLHTNGMGLSGGQQQRLCIARALATKPSVLLMDEPTSALDPISTSKVEELIDELRKSYTIVIVTHNMQQAARISDKTAFFYMGELMEIGDTNKIFTNPDNKKTEQYISGQFG
- the pstB gene encoding phosphate ABC transporter ATP-binding protein PstB, giving the protein MSIVTAERQEMASGESAVATNQILTVKDLNIYYGENHAVQHLNLDIDKQAVTALIGPSGCGKSTFLRSINRMNDLIPISHNTGEIEYQGLNLLSKEVNVVALRKEIGMVFQRPNPFPKSIQENLTHGLRFHNVPRKEWKERVEDSLKKAALWDEVKDRLKESALSLSGGQQQRLCIARTLMMKPNVLLLDEPASALDPIATAKIEELILELKKEYTIVIVTHNMQQASRISDKTAFFFNGKLIEYNRTDKLFSNPDEKQTEDYISGRFG
- the pstA gene encoding phosphate ABC transporter permease PstA, encoding MNTKMTDKLATGLFTAIAGIIIAILAGLLGYIFYKGFGVISFDFLTNPPSSFRAGGGIGPQLFNSFYILFLTMVFTVPLGIGGGIYMAEYAKPGKITNFIRTCIEVLASLPSIVVGMFGLLLFVSITGWGYTIIGGALALTVFNLPVMVRVCEDAITGVPRDQKEASFALGITHWDTIRTVILPAAFPSILTGVILASGRVFGEAAALLFTAGLTTPRLEWLNLNPFSETSPLNIFRPAETLAVHIWKVNTQGLVPDIREIADGASAVLVIAVLLFNLFARWFGKRLHKKLTASK